Genomic segment of Paenibacillus polymyxa:
GACATCACCTATTTACCGTTTGGCGGAAAAATGTTGTACTTCTCTAGCATTCTAGATCTGTACAATGGGGAGATTGTGGCTTACAGTATAGCGGACAAGCAAACACGTCCTTGGTTTTGGATACGCTGAATCAACTTCCAAAACGGACAAGCAATGCTGCTCCATAGCGACCAGGGAAGCGTATATACGTCACAGGCTTATCAAGCTGCAGTAAAGGGAAAAGGCATGACCATGACCATGAGCATGTCCCGAAAAGGAACGCCCGCTGATAATGCCCCCATCGAATCGTTTCATTCCACACTAAAGTCTGAAACGTTCTACCTCGAAGATCTCATCTGTACAACGACTGCAATCGTTGTACAGACCGTTCGAGACTACGTCACCTACTATAACTCAATTCGGATTCAAACGAAACTAAATAACCAGTCGCCGGTAGATTACAGGCGACTGGCTGCTTAAACTTGAAAGGTGTTTTGATCCCTGTCTCACAAACGGGGATCAGTCCCATGGATTGGAAGGTTCTTTTATCAAAAGTTATAAAAGTTCTAAGATTCTTTTAATATAATACCTTCTCCAGACTGCGTGCCAACTCATCATCGGGAAGGGGCTTGCGATGCGTATTCTCTAGGTAGATATATTTCTCTGTTTCTGGCATTAAATATTGTTTGGACCACAGGAACATATCCGGACTGTCTCCCTGAAGACGAAGAAATCTCCGCACAGTGTCCGCATGAGAGATAGTGTTATCTAGATTGGTTAACCAATCTGCCCGGTAGAAATGCTCCCATCTTCCAGTTCCTGCGAGCGATAAAGCTTCTTTACCCATTCGGTAGCTCCAAACGGTATGAGAAGCTTGTATAAATGCTCGTGGATAATCTTTTTCAAGGAACAGCCCATAAGCGCTACATAAGCTTGCCAGTCCACGTGAGCCACTTAGATGCAGTTCAATCTGCACAAGCAGTTGATTATACAGCCTTCGACATTCATCTTCTGACAACTGCTTCATGATTCGTAGACACCGCTCTCGCAGTTCAACCCAGTCCGGGATTACCGACTCAGCTTTTTCCTTGAACCAGCGAACCTGTTCAGAAAAAGGCCTTTCTCCAGTAGCCCAGTACAGCCGTTCATCACTGCTTTCTTTGCCTTGTAGCCAATCCCCCATAATTTGCCGAGCTGGATGGTGATAGAATTCCTCCCCTGCTCGATCATCCTTGTGCGGGCCATAAACGATAGTGCAGCGGGAATAATCCCGGTATAATTGGGAAATCTCTTGAAGCTGACTACTGTACAGCCGCCCGATAAAATCAGTAAGCTGATCTTCAGCATCCACTTCACCCTTCGTCCATAAATTTGCTACTAAATCCAGCGTATATACATGTGGCAAAATATTACCTGAATTGACCAGCAGGTACTCGTCCGCCCCTGAAGTAAACGCTGCTGTTAATTCCTCTACAATCAAGCTGGCTGAGGAGGGAAATTGGGTAAGATGGTTCGACGCTTGCAAGTCGTGGAAGGTCACATGGTAATATACTCCATTCTTGCCCCCATCCTGCGCCTCAGGCAATGCTGGTACACGATAATTAAGATTCCCATGGCGCCGAGATACCATTTTACCGTAACCATTGTCCGCCCATATTTTGATCACCCCTTCGGGTACTTCAATATGCCCCTGCTTGTATAACTCGGCAATCTCACCATACATCGCCATGCAGCACACGGGATGCTCCACAAATTCACAGATCATATTGTACTGCTTGCGAACCACATATGAGATTAATTGTCCACGTTTGTCCGGCGTATTAAAGGAAGGATCATCTTCCCAAAAAGGCTTGTCACCCTGCCCGCGAAAAGATAATACCCATACAATCTTCTCTTCCTTTTGCCGTTCAATCGCTTCCTGCCACAGCTGTTCAAACAACTCGGGATGCTCTCTGTAGCTAGCTTGTTTACCCGGAAAGGCGCGCAAAAACATCTCCGCCCCCAACGGTTCAGCATGATGATGTGTGATCCATAAGCCCATGTCTGCTGCAAGCTTATGATGGATACCTGTGCGTGGTAAATCGGTTCCGGGAATCACCATATTTCCACCACAGCGCAGTAACGCTTCAAAAACGGGCTGCCACACCTGCTCCGTCGGTGGATAATCATCCTTCCAGCCAATCAAGCATACCTCATCATTGACAAACCACCCCCGATACCGGATCTTGGACGGTATACTGTCAACATTCTGACTCGGCATTACTATGGTATCCCGCTTAGGCGGTAGAATCTCCGCCCAGAACCAGAACGGCTCCACACCCAGAGCGAAACGGCTGTAATGAAGCAGTCCATAAATAATTCCTAATTCATCACGGCCAATAATATGGAGTACCGTTCCCTTGCTACCAGCAACAAAACGCAGACAATAGCCCTCTGGCCAATGCGGACAGCTATCTCCTTCCTGCGCATAACGGATAATGATCGAGGGCTCTACTTCTGTTAGCAATGGCTCGCGGCCAAACACTTGCTTATGATCTCGCGCAATCATGTTCCAAGCGTGGGCAATGGGCACACTTTCATCAGTTTGAAGATTGTATCCGCTTTCAGATGAAATAGTCAGAGGTTCACAGGCTTTCATTTATAGTCATCTCCTATTTTTTTCAACTATGAGGATTCTTCATGTCTTTATTTTATAGGTTGTCAACATACATATAAAGCTGTACCAACGTAAATATAGCTTTTTTCGGTAAATCATTTGAGAGTTGAAGCTTCATTTGAGAAAGAAAAAAGTAAGGAACAGGAGAGAAATAAGAAAGACTTGACTGCTACACTAAAAATGTTCCAAAAAATAGACTGCTCTTAAAGATTAAAGCGCAGCAAAAAGGAGACTTGATATGAAATTGAAAAAACGATTTGCCTCTTTGTTCCTGTTGGCATTGATGGCATTTATCCCGGTTCAGGCATATGCTTCTGGGTCCGTTCCAACCACTCCCTCTGGAATTCCGATTTCCGAAATCGAAAACAGAACAGATCAAATTACGAAAAAATATATAGGAACAGCGATTCCTGGTGCTGCGGTTTCCATAGTAAAGGACGGAAAAATTGTTTTTTCAAAAGGTTACGGATACGCAAACATCGAGAAACAAACACCCATGAGTACGGAAACAACCTATATGGAGGCCGGTTCCGTATCGAAATTGTTCACCTGGACGGCAGTAATGCAACTGGTTGAGCAAGGAAAGCTGGATTTGAATACGGACATCCGCACATACTTGCCTGACGGCTTTCTCAAGCCTTCTTTTGATAAGCCTATTACCCTGAAATCACTGATGAGCCACACGGCAGGTTTTGAGGAGCGCCTGGAAAAACTTCTGGTTCATGATGCTGCTGATCTTAGGCCTCTCAAGGAGCATATCGCACCCGGAAATCAGCCTCAACAGATTTATGAGCCCGGAACAGTGATTGCTTATTCCAACTATGGGACCAACCTGGCCGGTTATATTATAGAACGTGTATCCGGAATGCCTTTTGAAACCTATATTCAGAAACATATATTTGAGCCTCTAGACATGAAACATTCTTACTTTACACAACGGTATGATCTTATCCCAGAGGTTATCGAACATAAAGCAACAGGCTACTCCAAGAAGGATGGAAACTGGGTGGCAAAGCCGAATGTTTTCTTTAATGATGTGCCGGCTGGTGCGTTAAACATTACTTCGGAGGACATGGCTCATTTTATACTTGCTCATCTGAACATGGACCATTCCTTAAAATATTCGCTGTTCAACAAGAATGAAACCTTGCGAGAAATGCATGAGGCTTCGTATACCCACTATCCCGAGCTTCCGGGGAATGCCCATGGCTTTTGGGAACGGTTCGCGGGGGATTATCGTGTTATCGAGCACGGTGGAAATACAGATTCATTCTCCTCTCTGGTCTCTATCGTGCCGGATCAAAACTTTGGGATCAGTATTCTAACTAATGTGGAAAATGAAATGTCCGGGGCGAGAAGCGAACTCATTGACCTGTTTGTCGGAGGTTCCGACGCTACTCCGCAAGCGGACAGCACGTTGAAGCATAGCGGGGATGTGGCGGGAAAATACCGTTCTGCTCG
This window contains:
- a CDS encoding glycosyl hydrolase 115 family protein, with product MKACEPLTISSESGYNLQTDESVPIAHAWNMIARDHKQVFGREPLLTEVEPSIIIRYAQEGDSCPHWPEGYCLRFVAGSKGTVLHIIGRDELGIIYGLLHYSRFALGVEPFWFWAEILPPKRDTIVMPSQNVDSIPSKIRYRGWFVNDEVCLIGWKDDYPPTEQVWQPVFEALLRCGGNMVIPGTDLPRTGIHHKLAADMGLWITHHHAEPLGAEMFLRAFPGKQASYREHPELFEQLWQEAIERQKEEKIVWVLSFRGQGDKPFWEDDPSFNTPDKRGQLISYVVRKQYNMICEFVEHPVCCMAMYGEIAELYKQGHIEVPEGVIKIWADNGYGKMVSRRHGNLNYRVPALPEAQDGGKNGVYYHVTFHDLQASNHLTQFPSSASLIVEELTAAFTSGADEYLLVNSGNILPHVYTLDLVANLWTKGEVDAEDQLTDFIGRLYSSQLQEISQLYRDYSRCTIVYGPHKDDRAGEEFYHHPARQIMGDWLQGKESSDERLYWATGERPFSEQVRWFKEKAESVIPDWVELRERCLRIMKQLSEDECRRLYNQLLVQIELHLSGSRGLASLCSAYGLFLEKDYPRAFIQASHTVWSYRMGKEALSLAGTGRWEHFYRADWLTNLDNTISHADTVRRFLRLQGDSPDMFLWSKQYLMPETEKYIYLENTHRKPLPDDELARSLEKVLY
- a CDS encoding serine hydrolase domain-containing protein produces the protein MKLKKRFASLFLLALMAFIPVQAYASGSVPTTPSGIPISEIENRTDQITKKYIGTAIPGAAVSIVKDGKIVFSKGYGYANIEKQTPMSTETTYMEAGSVSKLFTWTAVMQLVEQGKLDLNTDIRTYLPDGFLKPSFDKPITLKSLMSHTAGFEERLEKLLVHDAADLRPLKEHIAPGNQPQQIYEPGTVIAYSNYGTNLAGYIIERVSGMPFETYIQKHIFEPLDMKHSYFTQRYDLIPEVIEHKATGYSKKDGNWVAKPNVFFNDVPAGALNITSEDMAHFILAHLNMDHSLKYSLFNKNETLREMHEASYTHYPELPGNAHGFWERFAGDYRVIEHGGNTDSFSSLVSIVPDQNFGISILTNVENEMSGARSELIDLFVGGSDATPQADSTLKHSGDVAGKYRSARAVSSGILKLIPVLSNAEEVVTANGNGGITLSIPSMNINVDYVETKPYFFERVTPESTPYDHAGLNISRLFFLTNADGKVTQLSYGVIDDQLPISFLQTSIFSYILVGGCGIWFALGSIFGIIGWLRKLKDARKQKSTSQLPLPDSVTVIPLLGLLVIVNLIASSIQLIGDPYQPMSNFNLNIIFFWVLGLAFVSAAYLAVRRCSVTQTTLLRKAYTATLILSFLAISIFLYSYNFYFLV